The sequence AACCACTTAAACCTGAACATATTAAAAATCGATTATTGGGGCATTGGGGAGCCAGTCCGGCATTAAGTTTTACTTATGTTCACCTGAATAGATTGATTAATAAATACGATCTGGATGCGATTTTTCTGGCTGGTCCTGGTCATGGTGCACCAGGTGTATTAGCCCCAGTCTATCTCGAAGGAACTTATTCAGAGGTTTATCCGAATAAAAGTGAAGACATTGACGGCCTCAAACACTTTTTTAAATCATTTTCTTTTCCAGGTGGCATTGGTAGTCACTGCACCCCTGAAACACCGGGCTCGATTCATGAAGGGGGAGAGCTCGGCTATAGCGTTTCTCATGCGTTTGGGGCGGCATATGACAACCCGGATTTAGTTGTAGCGGTGATGGTCGGTGACGGCGAATCAGAAACCGGCCCACTAGCAACCTCTTGGCATTCAAATAAATTTCTCAATCCCAAAACAGATGGCGCTGTTTTACCCATTCTCAATTTAAATGGTTACAAAATAAATAATCCGACAATTTTGTCTCGTATTTCACATGAAGAAATAGAGCTGTTATTCCGTGGTTATGGTTGGACACCACATTTTGTCGAAGGCGATGATCCTGAAGTGATGCATCAAACCATGGCAAAAGTGATGGAAGAGTGCATTGTAGACATTCGTGAAACGCAACAACGTATCAGAGCATCTGGTAGTGATGAGAGACCACGCTGGCCGATGATCATTTTACGTACACCCAAAGGCTGGACTGGGCCAAAAGAGGTCGATGGTCACAAAGTGGAAGGTTTCTGGCGTGCTCACCAAGTGCCTCTGGGCGGTGTGAAAGACAACCCTGAACATCTTGCTCAGTTGGAAAGCTGGCTCAGAAGTTATGAGCCTGAAAAACTATTTACGGAAGCTGGACAACTGCAACCAGAATTAAAAGCACTGGCACCAAAAGGGAATAAACGGATGAGTGCCAGCCTGCATGCCAACGGTGGCTTAATGAGAAAATCACTGAAGATGCCTGATTTTCGTGATTATGCTGTTTCCATCGAAAAACCAGGTCAGAGTCTGGTGGAAAATACCCGGCCTTTAGGTCAGTTCCTTCGCGATATCATGAAGAAAAATATGTCTAATTTTCGGGTTTTCGGTCCAGATGAGAACAGCTCGAATAAGCTGGATAATATCTATGAAGTGAGTAAAAAAACATGGATGGCCGACTTGTTACCAGAAGATCAGGATGGTGGAGAATTGGCTCGCGATGGTCGCGTCATGGAAATGTTATCCGAACATACGCTGGAAGGTTGGCTGGAAGGCTATTTGTTAACCGGGCGACACGGTTTTTTTGCCAGTTATGAAGCCTTTATTCATGTGATTGATTCCATGTTTAATCAGCATGCAAAATGGCTGGATATCTGTAACAACGTGTCGTGGCGAGCACCAATATCCTCTCTCAATTTATTGATTACCTCTACAGTATGGCGCCAGGATCATAATGGCTTTACTCACCAGGATCCCGGTTTTTTAGACTTAGTCCTAAACAAGAGCCCAAAAGTCTGTCGTATATATCTGCCACCTGATGTGAATACCTTATTATCTGTTGCTGACCATTGTCTGAAAGCCAAAAATTACGTGAATGTGATCGTGGCCGACAAACAAAAACATTTCCAGTACCTTGATGTCGATGAGGCTGTGAAACACTGCACGAAAGGCGTCGGCATTTGGGAGTGGGCAAGTTCAGATGAGGGCGCTGAACCCGATGCCGTCGTAGTCGGTTGTGGTGATATTCCAACCCAAGAGGCTTTGGCTGCTATCGATCTGATTCATCAGTACTTTGATGATCTGAAGATTCGGTTCATTAATGTCGTCGATTTATTCAAACTCATCTCGGATAGTGAGCATCCGCACGGTCTGAGTGATAAAGACTTTGATAGCTTATTCACTAAAGATAAACCGGTAATATTTAACTTCCATGGCTATCCATGGTTGATTCATCGCTTGATTTATCGTCGGACTAACCATACTAATTTCCACGTTCATGGCTATAACGAAAAAGGCAATATCAATACACCACTGGAGTTAGCCATTCGTAATCAGATTGATCGGTTTACGATCGCCATGGACATCATTGATAGAGTAGACCGTTTGCAAGGCATAGGTGCCCATGCCAAACAGCAATTACGCGATCATCAGATAAGTTGTAGTTTATATGCCTATGAGTATGGCGTTGATAAGCCTGAATTCGGTGATTGGAAGTGGGGTGATATGTCTGCGATAAAAGAATAAGGTCATGAGAACACAACCTGTCATTCTGGTGCTTAACAGTGGTAGCTCATCTGTTAAATATAAATTAATTCAGCTCAAGGATGAGACTGTTTTATTGGAAGGTCGTATACAAGGTATAGGCGAGTCATCAGCGACACATCATGTTTCAGTGGCAGATGGATTGACGGGTAAGTATGAGCAACCTCAGTCTGCTATTGAAATTCTTGATCATCAAGCGGCATTTGAATGTATAGCAGATGATTTGCAGCGCTTTTTTAAACAGTCATCAGACATACAGTTAAATGTCATTGGCCATCGTGTTGTCCATGGCGGAGCTGTTTTTTTCGCCCCTGTTGAATTGAATAACGATGTTCTGACAACGATTGAATCCTATCAACATCTGGCACCACAGCATTTACCCGGTAATATTGCAGGCATAAAAACCTGCCAGGAACTCTTTTCTGAGGTCAGACAATTTGCCGTTTTTGATACTGACTTTCATCAGAGCATTCCTGAGCATATTTATCGTTATGCTGTACCAGGTGACTGGTACGAAAATCATGGTGTACGCCGCTATGGGTTTCATGGTCTCTCTCATCAATATGTTGCTCAGCAAGCAGCACATCATCTGGATAAACCACTGAATGGACTTAACTTAATTACCTTGCATCTGGGTAATGGTGCCAGCGCCTGTGCTATCAAAAATGGTCAGAGTTTTGATACCTCTATGGGGTTTACCCCTTTACAGGGCCTTATGATGGGAAACCGCAGCGGTGATCTTGATGCGGCTGTACCTTTGTATATACAAGAACAGACAGGCATTTCTGCAGAACAGCTAGAGCATCAGCTTAATTTTGAATCCGGTTTAGTGGCCATCACTGGCACACATGATATGGCTGAGATTCAGAATCGAGCTGAGCAGGGCGATAAAGAAGCGAGTTTAGCGATTCAAATGTATGTGCACCAACTTCGCCGTTATATCGGTGCTTATCTGGTGAG is a genomic window of Methylophaga thalassica containing:
- a CDS encoding phosphoketolase family protein, with the protein product MNSTLSATPLDVNDVTNIDAYWRACNYLAAGMIYLQDNPLLREPLKPEHIKNRLLGHWGASPALSFTYVHLNRLINKYDLDAIFLAGPGHGAPGVLAPVYLEGTYSEVYPNKSEDIDGLKHFFKSFSFPGGIGSHCTPETPGSIHEGGELGYSVSHAFGAAYDNPDLVVAVMVGDGESETGPLATSWHSNKFLNPKTDGAVLPILNLNGYKINNPTILSRISHEEIELLFRGYGWTPHFVEGDDPEVMHQTMAKVMEECIVDIRETQQRIRASGSDERPRWPMIILRTPKGWTGPKEVDGHKVEGFWRAHQVPLGGVKDNPEHLAQLESWLRSYEPEKLFTEAGQLQPELKALAPKGNKRMSASLHANGGLMRKSLKMPDFRDYAVSIEKPGQSLVENTRPLGQFLRDIMKKNMSNFRVFGPDENSSNKLDNIYEVSKKTWMADLLPEDQDGGELARDGRVMEMLSEHTLEGWLEGYLLTGRHGFFASYEAFIHVIDSMFNQHAKWLDICNNVSWRAPISSLNLLITSTVWRQDHNGFTHQDPGFLDLVLNKSPKVCRIYLPPDVNTLLSVADHCLKAKNYVNVIVADKQKHFQYLDVDEAVKHCTKGVGIWEWASSDEGAEPDAVVVGCGDIPTQEALAAIDLIHQYFDDLKIRFINVVDLFKLISDSEHPHGLSDKDFDSLFTKDKPVIFNFHGYPWLIHRLIYRRTNHTNFHVHGYNEKGNINTPLELAIRNQIDRFTIAMDIIDRVDRLQGIGAHAKQQLRDHQISCSLYAYEYGVDKPEFGDWKWGDMSAIKE
- a CDS encoding acetate/propionate family kinase, with amino-acid sequence MRTQPVILVLNSGSSSVKYKLIQLKDETVLLEGRIQGIGESSATHHVSVADGLTGKYEQPQSAIEILDHQAAFECIADDLQRFFKQSSDIQLNVIGHRVVHGGAVFFAPVELNNDVLTTIESYQHLAPQHLPGNIAGIKTCQELFSEVRQFAVFDTDFHQSIPEHIYRYAVPGDWYENHGVRRYGFHGLSHQYVAQQAAHHLDKPLNGLNLITLHLGNGASACAIKNGQSFDTSMGFTPLQGLMMGNRSGDLDAAVPLYIQEQTGISAEQLEHQLNFESGLVAITGTHDMAEIQNRAEQGDKEASLAIQMYVHQLRRYIGAYLVSLGRVDALIFTGGIGENASIIRELACDELGRYGVVINSEDNKQLKDAVSAIHHLRSDVPILVIKTDEEKQIARNIARYL